One genomic window of Cystobacter ferrugineus includes the following:
- a CDS encoding NUDIX hydrolase, translating into MNEGPSWKDNWKVRLYERVRERGFDSLTAFAEARPTTSLVALAAELGEADISAVQIFSGLVAEAERSHQVTRLVRSQFVRELSESLPDGWPTVMDETSRFEVAQALAFWFGFTPETHRKRAERVMTALRTTPPPPGWRPLGPDDELLRTLLPDEEV; encoded by the coding sequence ATGAACGAGGGACCTTCCTGGAAAGACAACTGGAAGGTGCGCTTGTACGAGCGAGTCCGCGAGCGTGGGTTTGATTCGCTCACCGCCTTCGCCGAAGCACGCCCTACCACCTCGCTTGTTGCGCTTGCCGCGGAACTTGGCGAGGCCGACATCAGCGCAGTGCAGATTTTCAGCGGTTTGGTGGCCGAGGCGGAGAGAAGTCATCAAGTCACACGCCTGGTGCGTAGTCAGTTCGTGCGCGAGCTTTCCGAGAGCCTCCCCGATGGCTGGCCAACCGTGATGGACGAGACAAGCCGCTTCGAGGTCGCCCAGGCACTCGCCTTCTGGTTCGGCTTCACCCCAGAGACGCATAGGAAGCGAGCCGAGCGGGTCATGACAGCGCTCCGCACTACCCCACCGCCGCCCGGCTGGCGTCCGCTGGGTCCCGACGACGAGTTGCTGCGTACGCTCTTACCGGACGAGGAAGTCTGA
- a CDS encoding efflux RND transporter periplasmic adaptor subunit: MHSDRNRTPFLPTLALVSILGAGACKSPEAPPPAAPPAVEVGTITVRPSTIPVLDELPGRIAPTRVAEVRPRVSGIIVERVFRQGGSVKAGDVLFKIDSSLFEVERASARAVLAKAEATAAEARQQGERGEKLMASGVITQEQHEALRAALQRAEADVAAARAALRRAEINLEYATIRAPISGRIGRALVTEGALVSQGDPTALAVIQQLDPIYADFTQPAMELHRLRQAFKDGRIQGATPEQANVRLVLDDGSFFSKSGKLLFSDVTVDPGSGQLTLRGEFPNPDAELLPGMYVRGQIEQGSLSEALAVPQQAIQRDNAGKSQVFVVAPNGTAEVRPVRTSRVYQNQAVIQEGLKAGDQVIVEGFQKIAAGAPVKPVAWTAPGTDVTPSQPR; encoded by the coding sequence ATGCACTCCGATCGAAACCGGACTCCCTTCCTCCCCACCCTGGCTCTCGTCTCCATCCTGGGAGCCGGGGCCTGCAAGTCCCCTGAAGCGCCCCCTCCGGCCGCTCCCCCGGCCGTGGAGGTGGGCACGATCACGGTGCGGCCCTCGACCATTCCGGTGCTCGATGAGCTGCCGGGGCGCATCGCTCCGACACGGGTCGCCGAGGTGCGTCCGCGCGTGTCCGGCATCATCGTCGAGCGCGTCTTCCGGCAGGGTGGCAGCGTGAAGGCGGGGGACGTGCTCTTCAAGATCGACTCCTCGCTGTTCGAGGTCGAACGCGCGAGCGCCAGGGCCGTGCTGGCCAAGGCCGAGGCGACGGCCGCGGAGGCGCGCCAGCAGGGCGAGCGGGGCGAGAAGCTCATGGCCAGCGGGGTCATCACCCAGGAGCAGCACGAGGCGCTCCGGGCGGCGCTCCAGCGGGCCGAGGCCGATGTCGCCGCGGCCCGGGCGGCGCTGCGCCGCGCGGAAATCAATCTGGAGTACGCGACGATCCGCGCGCCCATCAGCGGGAGGATCGGCCGGGCCCTGGTGACGGAAGGCGCCCTGGTGAGCCAGGGCGACCCCACGGCGCTCGCGGTCATCCAGCAGCTCGATCCCATCTACGCGGACTTCACCCAGCCCGCGATGGAGCTCCACCGTCTGCGCCAGGCGTTCAAGGACGGGCGGATCCAGGGCGCCACCCCCGAGCAGGCCAACGTCCGGCTGGTGCTCGACGATGGCTCCTTCTTCTCGAAGTCGGGGAAGCTGCTCTTCTCGGACGTGACGGTCGACCCGGGCAGCGGCCAGTTGACGCTGCGGGGCGAGTTCCCCAATCCGGACGCCGAGCTTCTTCCGGGCATGTATGTGCGCGGACAGATCGAGCAGGGCTCCCTGAGCGAGGCGCTCGCCGTGCCCCAGCAGGCCATCCAGCGGGACAACGCGGGCAAGTCCCAGGTCTTCGTGGTCGCGCCCAATGGCACCGCCGAGGTGCGTCCGGTGCGCACTTCCCGTGTCTACCAGAACCAGGCGGTGATCCAGGAGGGCCTCAAGGCGGGTGATCAGGTCATCGTCGAGGGCTTCCAGAAGATCGCCGCGGGCGCACCGGTCAAGCCGGTGGCCTGGACCGCGCCTGGTACCGACGTCACTCCTTCCCAGCCTCGATAG
- a CDS encoding DUF2380 domain-containing protein, with translation MRQSTLATHLAFLGAIGDVSGTTRRVSNELSRLRASKLGITGKASGVFVPYVDYGERQLRWIDAELAAATRLTHAASEMDDPDMQLALLRLSGPRLETAMMGSLLLSVWFDFLHLADVVLDQYPSYNVEKLFVDMNRSQKMLEPAMTALSSLEPGQLEAAATDLPALVGHLTREFAAIREAVRVAAENLKKLLVLKESIEALTMLPAMRFSLPSLSPATPATLGVGLVVGSNGVMMGTRMVVSAEWVEMMRRLVQMGVISLPTVSAAVRIHAGQVMMAQAHDDLPPGVRDALGDGPEVRGMRVTGRTGAGMAEPPEHHVLPREFREWFEKRGFTGEMSIDRFCVNLEQAKHEAIHGGGNWRLGRTWPNEWNRMIMDVLSRAETETGRMLTPNEILRLVAKAMKRYNLPMNFTPRRGR, from the coding sequence ATGAGGCAGAGCACCCTCGCAACCCACCTGGCGTTTCTGGGTGCCATTGGCGACGTGTCCGGCACCACCCGCCGTGTCTCCAACGAACTCTCCAGACTCAGGGCCAGCAAGCTGGGCATCACCGGCAAAGCCTCCGGCGTTTTTGTCCCCTACGTTGATTATGGGGAACGTCAACTGCGGTGGATTGACGCCGAACTCGCCGCCGCCACCCGACTGACCCACGCCGCTTCGGAGATGGATGATCCGGACATGCAACTCGCCCTCCTGCGTCTCTCCGGCCCACGGCTCGAGACAGCCATGATGGGCTCTCTCCTGCTCTCCGTCTGGTTCGACTTCCTCCATCTCGCCGACGTCGTGCTCGATCAGTACCCCTCCTACAATGTGGAGAAGCTGTTCGTGGACATGAACCGCTCGCAGAAGATGCTCGAGCCCGCGATGACAGCACTTTCCTCCCTGGAGCCAGGGCAGTTGGAGGCAGCGGCAACCGACTTGCCCGCGCTGGTAGGCCATCTCACCCGTGAGTTCGCCGCAATCCGTGAAGCCGTGCGCGTGGCGGCGGAGAATCTCAAGAAGCTGCTCGTGCTGAAGGAGTCCATCGAGGCGCTCACCATGCTCCCAGCGATGAGGTTTTCGCTCCCCTCGCTGTCGCCCGCCACGCCCGCCACGCTCGGCGTGGGCCTCGTGGTGGGCTCCAACGGCGTGATGATGGGCACGCGGATGGTCGTCTCCGCCGAGTGGGTGGAGATGATGCGCCGACTCGTGCAGATGGGCGTCATCTCCCTTCCTACCGTCAGCGCCGCTGTCCGGATTCACGCCGGTCAGGTCATGATGGCACAGGCGCACGACGATCTGCCGCCAGGCGTACGCGACGCGCTGGGCGATGGTCCCGAGGTGCGCGGCATGCGGGTGACGGGTAGAACGGGGGCTGGCATGGCCGAACCACCAGAGCACCACGTCCTTCCGCGAGAGTTCCGCGAGTGGTTCGAGAAGCGCGGCTTCACCGGCGAGATGAGCATCGATCGATTCTGCGTCAATCTGGAGCAGGCAAAACATGAGGCGATCCATGGTGGTGGCAACTGGCGTCTGGGCCGCACATGGCCCAACGAATGGAACCGGATGATCATGGACGTACTGAGCAGAGCGGAAACCGAAACTGGCCGGATGTTGACGCCGAATGAAATCCTGAGGCTCGTCGCCAAAGCCATGAAGCGCTATAACCTTCCGATGAACTTCACCCCCAGGAGAGGGCGATGA